Proteins encoded in a region of the Ursus arctos isolate Adak ecotype North America unplaced genomic scaffold, UrsArc2.0 scaffold_2, whole genome shotgun sequence genome:
- the SHISA4 gene encoding protein shisa-4 has translation MRPPGLCGAAPLAAAALLVLGAPLALAGEDCLWYLDRNGSWHPGFNCEFFTFCCGTCYQRYCCRDLTLLITERQQKHCLAFSPKTIAGIASAVILFVAVVATTICCFLCSCCYLYRRRQHLQSPFEGQEIPMTGIPVQPVYPYPQDPKAGPAPPQPGYMYPPSGPAPQYPLYPAGPPIYNPAAPPPYMPPQPSYPGA, from the exons ATGCGGCCCCCGGGGCTCTGCGGGGCCGCGCCCCTCGCCGCGGCCGCCCTCCTGGTGCTGGGGGCTCCCCTGG CGCTGGCCGGCGAGGACTGCCTGTGGTACCTGGACCGGAATGGCTCCTGGCATCCAGGCTTTAACTGCGAGTTCTTCACCTTCTGCTGCGGGACCTGCTACCAGCGGTACTGCTGCAGAGACCTGACCTTGCTCATCACCGAGAGGCAGCAGAAACACTGCCTGGCCTTCAG TCCCAAGACCATAGCAGGCATCGCCTCGGCCGTGATCCTCTTTGTGGCTGTGGTGGCCACCACcatctgctgcttcctctgttcCTGCTGCTACCTGTACCGCCGGCGCCAGCATCTGCAGAGCCCGTTCGAAG GCCAGGAGATTCCAATGACAGGCATCCCAGTGCAGCCAGTGTACCCATACCCCCAGGACCCCAAAGCTGGCCCCGCACCCCCACAGCCTGGCTACATGTACCCTCCTAGTGGTCCTGCTCCCCAGTACCCACTCTACCCGGCTGGGCCCCCTATCTACAACCCTGCAG CTCCTCCCCCCTATATGCCACCACAGCCTTCCTACCCAGGAGCCTGA